The following DNA comes from Chloroflexota bacterium.
CATCGCCGTGCATGTCAATCCGGCGGCGGAACGCGCGCTGCGCCGCGGTCATCCCTGGGTGTTTGACCAGGCCATCCGCAAGCAGAGCCATGAGGGCCAACCCGGCGATCTGGCGGTGCTGCTGGATTCCAAGCGGCGCTTTCTGGCCATTGGCCTCTATGACCCGGCCTCACCTATTCGGGTGCGGGTGCTGCAACATCGCCGGCCGGCGACCATCGATCGCGATTGGTTTGCCGAGCGATTGCGCGCCGCCGCGCTGTTGCGCCAACCGTTGCTGGCGAACGATACCAACGGCTACCGCCTGGTGCACGGCGAGAATGACAGCTTGCCCGGCCTGATTATCGACCGCTACGCCGATACGCTGGTCGTCAAGCTGTATACCGCCGCCTGGCTGCCGCACCTGCGCGACATGCTGGCCGGACTGCAAAGTATACACCCCGGCGAGCGCACGGTGCTGCGCTTTAGTCGCGATCTGGCTGGGATCATGGCGCAATACGGGCTGTCGGATGGACAAGTCGTGACGGGCGCGGCCCTCGCCGGCCCCGTGATTTTCCGCGAGAACGGCCTGCGCTTCGCAGCCGATGTGGCGCACGGACACAAGACTGGCTTCTTCTTCGATCAGCGCGACAACCGGGCGCAGGTTCGCGCGCTGTCGAGCGAGCGCCAGGTGCTGGACGTTTTTGCATACAGCGGCGGCTTTTCGGTCTACGCAGCGGCCGGCGGCGCAACATCGGTCACGAGCGTAGACGTCAGCGCACCCGCCCTGGCCTCGGCGGAG
Coding sequences within:
- a CDS encoding class I SAM-dependent methyltransferase, yielding MNLDTLPRPSSRRIAVHVNPAAERALRRGHPWVFDQAIRKQSHEGQPGDLAVLLDSKRRFLAIGLYDPASPIRVRVLQHRRPATIDRDWFAERLRAAALLRQPLLANDTNGYRLVHGENDSLPGLIIDRYADTLVVKLYTAAWLPHLRDMLAGLQSIHPGERTVLRFSRDLAGIMAQYGLSDGQVVTGAALAGPVIFRENGLRFAADVAHGHKTGFFFDQRDNRAQVRALSSERQVLDVFAYSGGFSVYAAAGGATSVTSVDVSAPALASAEANFALNRDEHPGVRLARHTIAVGDAFECLERFHANGQRFDVLVVDPPSFAKSAAEVPRALAAYARLTRLATALLHTDGVLMMASCSSRVTADEFFATVTQAARDSGRPLAEISRTGHALDHPITFPEGAYLKALFARRARRG